Below is a genomic region from Burkholderiales bacterium.
GACAGGAACTGCCTGATCGCGTCGATCGCCTGCTCGTCGGTGTCGACCACCTGGTCGGCGATGCCGCTCACCTCGGCGTGCACGCGCCAGCCGCCGAGCTCCTCGGCGTCGACCGCCTTGCCGATCGCCATCGAGATCAGGCGCGGGCTCGACACCGCCACGATCGCGCCTTTGCGGAACACGCAGAAGTCCGACATCGACGCGTACCACGCCGACGAGCCGAAGCAGTAGCCCAGCGCCGCCGCCGCCCACGGCGACTCGCGCAGGCGCTGGTACTCGACCGGGTCGTCTTTCGAGCCGATCGAGTCCGCGCCCATCACGTCCGGCATGCGCGCGCCGGTCGATTCGCCGAGGAACACCGCGGGGATGCCGCGCTTCCTCGCGATCGTCTTGATGTGCTTGAGCTTCTTGATGTTGATGTTCGCGCTCGACGCGCCTTTCACCGTGAAGTCGTTCGCGATGGCGGCGGCCTCGCGGCCGTCGATGCGGCCGAAGCCTGCGACTTTGCCGTCGGCCGGCGTCGTGTGCTTGTCTTCGGCGCGCGCCGATACCGCGTAGCGTCCGGACTCGATGAAGGTCCCGGGATCGAACAGGCGCTCGAGCCGCTCGCGCGCGTTGAGCATGCCCTGCGCCTTGCGCTGCGCGAGCTTCTCCGGGCCGCCCATCGCGAGCGCGCGCTCGGTGCGGGCTTCCATATCCTTCAACAGGTCTTCGAACGGCATACTCGATCTCTCTATGTTCAATCCGCGCGGGCGCCGGTCTGGCGGATCACCGGCCCCCACTTGTCGAATTCGGTCTTGATGAAACGCGCGAACTCCGCCGGCGTGCCGCCGACCGCTTCGGCGCCGAGCTCGGCGAAGCGCGCGCGAGTGTCCGGCGCGTTGACGATCTTCACCAGCGTGGAATGCAGCCGCGACACGATGTCGCCCGGCAGTCGAGCCGGCGCGGACAGCCCCTGCCACGACGTCGCTTCGTAGCCGGGCACCCCGCTTTCCGCGATCGTCGGCAGGTCGGGAAACGCCGGCGTGCGCTTCAGTCCCGCGACACCGAGCGCGCGCAGCTTGCCCGACTTGATGAAAGGCACGAGCGGCGGCAGCCCGGAGAACTGCATGTGCACCTGGCCGCCGAGCAGATCGCTCAACGCGGGTCCCGAGCCTTTGTATGGCACGTGCACGAGGTCGACACCCGCCATGCTGCCGAAGAGCGCCCCGGCGAGATGCGGCGTGCCGCCGACGCCGGACGACGCGTAGTTGTATTTGCCCGGGCTCGCTTTCGCGAGCGCGATCAGCGCCTTCACCGATTTCGCGGGCAGCGCCGGATTCACCGCGAGCACCACCGGGACCGTCGCGATCAACGAGATCGGGCTGTAGTCCTCGATCGCCCGATAACCGATCTTGCGATACAGGCCGGGATTGATCACCAGCGGCGGTGCGGCCATCAGCAGCGTGTAACCGTCGGGCGCGGCGCGCGCGACCACTTCGTTGCCGATGTTGCCGCCGGCGCCCGGCCGGTTGTCGACGATCACCGGCTGGCCGAGCAGCTCGGTATAGCGCTGGGCCACGAGCCGCGCGACGATGTCCGTGGTGCCGCCGGGCGCGAGCGGAACGACGAGCCGGATGGGTCGATCGGGATACGCGGCCTGCGCGAGCGGCGCTCCGGCGCAGAGTCCGAGCGCGACGATCGAGGCGCGTGCCGCGGTAGTCATCACGTCAGAGCTGCACATCGAGATCGCGCACGAGCTTGCCCCATTTCGCCATGCCCTCGCGGATCGAGCGCGCGAGGTCTTCGGGCGTGCCGCCGGCGGGCTCGCTGCCGTCGCTCGCGAACGCGGCCCGCACATCGGGCATGGCGAAGACGCGGTTGATGTCCGCATTCGCCCTGGTGACGATCGCGCGCGGCGTGCCCGCGGGCGCGAGGATCGCGAACCAGCTCGCGGCGGCGTAGCCCGGCAGGCCCGACTCCGCGACCGTCGGTATCGCCGGGATGACCGGCGAGCGCTTGTCGTCGGTCACCGCGAGCGCACGCAGCCGCCCGCTTTTCACGTGCGGCAGCGCGGTCGGAAAAGGCGACATCATCATCTGGATCTGGCCGCCGATGAGGTCGGTGATCGCCGGCGCGGTCCCCTTGTACGGCACGTGGGCCATCTCGATCTTCGCCGTCACGCGGAAGAGCTCGGCGAAGAGGTGGTTCCACACCCCGCTGCCCGCCGAGCCGTAGTTGAGCCTGCCCGATTGGGCGCGGGCATACGCGATGAACTCTTTGACGTTCTTCGCCGGCACCGCCGGATTGACCACCATCAGGCCGGGCGGCGTCGAGACCAGCACCACCGGCGCCAGATCTTTCACCGGGTCGTACGGGAGCCGCTTATAGAGCGCGGGGCCGACCAGGATATTGCCGAACGAGCCGACCACCAGGGTATGGCCGTCGGGCGGGGACTTGGCCGCGAGATCGACACCGACCGTGCCCCCCGCGCCGCCCCGATTGTCGACGACGACCTGCTGGCCCCACAGCTCGGACAGCTTCTGCGCGATGAGCCGGCCCTGGACGTCGGTGTTGCCGCCCGGTGCGAACGGCACGATCAACCGCACCGGACGCGTCGGATAGCCTTGCGCGCACAGCGCGCCGGCGAGCGTGAGCAGCGCGAGCGCCGCGATCGTGCGTAACACGGGTCTCAGGGGAATCTCCTTTCAGTTCGCCGCGCGGCGCACTTCGCCGCCGGTCATGAGGAACACGTCGCCGCTGATCCAGCGCGCATGCGGGCCGCACAGGTAGCGCACCAGCTCCGCGACCTCTTCGAC
It encodes:
- a CDS encoding tripartite tricarboxylate transporter substrate binding protein, whose amino-acid sequence is MTTAARASIVALGLCAGAPLAQAAYPDRPIRLVVPLAPGGTTDIVARLVAQRYTELLGQPVIVDNRPGAGGNIGNEVVARAAPDGYTLLMAAPPLVINPGLYRKIGYRAIEDYSPISLIATVPVVLAVNPALPAKSVKALIALAKASPGKYNYASSGVGGTPHLAGALFGSMAGVDLVHVPYKGSGPALSDLLGGQVHMQFSGLPPLVPFIKSGKLRALGVAGLKRTPAFPDLPTIAESGVPGYEATSWQGLSAPARLPGDIVSRLHSTLVKIVNAPDTRARFAELGAEAVGGTPAEFARFIKTEFDKWGPVIRQTGARAD
- a CDS encoding tripartite tricarboxylate transporter substrate binding protein → MLRTIAALALLTLAGALCAQGYPTRPVRLIVPFAPGGNTDVQGRLIAQKLSELWGQQVVVDNRGGAGGTVGVDLAAKSPPDGHTLVVGSFGNILVGPALYKRLPYDPVKDLAPVVLVSTPPGLMVVNPAVPAKNVKEFIAYARAQSGRLNYGSAGSGVWNHLFAELFRVTAKIEMAHVPYKGTAPAITDLIGGQIQMMMSPFPTALPHVKSGRLRALAVTDDKRSPVIPAIPTVAESGLPGYAAASWFAILAPAGTPRAIVTRANADINRVFAMPDVRAAFASDGSEPAGGTPEDLARSIREGMAKWGKLVRDLDVQL